A genomic stretch from Dehalococcoidia bacterium includes:
- a CDS encoding MgtC/SapB family protein translates to MPLDEQLALVGRLAFAAVLGAFIGLQRELQGYPAGIRTLALVALGSALFTEVSRLLAGDDRVAAGIVTGIGFLGAGVIFREGYTVKGITTAASIWAAAGIGMAAAIELYLVAGLGALTVVTVLGARPLTRRMDAFLRRFFSEEAAAGEPPGLGRTEPRQ, encoded by the coding sequence GTGCCGCTGGATGAGCAGCTGGCCCTGGTGGGAAGGCTCGCCTTCGCTGCCGTTCTGGGGGCCTTCATCGGCCTGCAGCGGGAGCTGCAGGGCTACCCGGCCGGCATCCGCACCCTGGCCCTGGTGGCCCTGGGATCGGCCCTGTTCACCGAGGTCTCGCGCCTCCTGGCGGGCGATGACCGGGTGGCGGCGGGAATCGTCACGGGCATCGGTTTCCTGGGGGCAGGGGTCATCTTCCGTGAGGGCTACACGGTGAAGGGCATCACCACCGCCGCCAGCATCTGGGCCGCGGCCGGCATCGGCATGGCCGCCGCCATCGAGCTCTACCTGGTGGCCGGGCTGGGTGCCCTGACGGTGGTGACGGTGCTGGGTGCCCGGCCCCTGACCCGTCGCATGGACGCCTTTCTGCGCCGCTTCTTCAGCGAGGAGGCAGCAGCCGGAGAGCCTCCCGGTCTGGGGCGAACCGAACCGCGCCAGTAG